Below is a window of Stigmatopora nigra isolate UIUO_SnigA chromosome 3, RoL_Snig_1.1, whole genome shotgun sequence DNA.
AAGGCTGTACTCTAATTGATGGAGCCTACTGCAGGAGTATAGCCTACCAATTAGCCTCACATCTAATAAAGGAATAAGATGTTGTAACGCAACCAGACCACGTCCTGACGTATAAAGCCTAATGACTAATGAGACATGGTTCACATTGAATTCAGACGAATGCAAGTATAATTGAGAAATCTTTGAAATATTAACCAACATGCACAGACAACAGTTTCCTTTTGGTTTTTAATCCCATGGGCTATTCATCCAGCTTTCAAATCTTGAAGGTTATTTGAGTTAAGGACTGCTCTTCACTTCTTTCAGGAAATAGCAGAAATTAAAACTTAAATTTAACGCACGTAAAGGCTTTCTGTAGTATTTGAAAACGAACATAAGACCACAAATTGTCAAAGAAAATctagatttaaaataaaataggccTTTGCACAGCCTATATTTTCTGTGGAAGAGACGAGCCATAGGGGAAGGAAGATGATTGCCCAAAAGTTTTTGTTCAACTTTTATATGTGCACTAGGACTTTGACTATTTAATAGAATAATATTTCCtatcaaaaaagtaaaatggaggATTTACTTAAGAAAAATTCTCCTATGTCCAAACACACCTAATTTCCACTTTTCTACTTGTGCAATTAAAATGTGCAAATAATTCCTCGACGTGTCTTCAAGTGCCCCGTTTTTGCTGTACATCTTTATGTACTCTGTGTTTACGAGAAAGACCTAACCTTAAGAGTGCACTGCTGctcaatacagaaaaaaaaaattctttgaaGGGCAAACATGACAAGCAGAGAGAAACAGTGTGCAAAGCGGAGGCGAGTTTAAAACTGGGCATCAAGCACAAATAGCACGAGGACCAAATCAAACATACTGGCCGCGTATTAGTCAAACACTAGACATTTGCTCTCCTTCACTTATCTCACAAGCATGAAAACGTGACATTTCACACAAAACTCGATGTGACATGTCTGGGCTTTAAGAGTTGGATACTCGCACACGCCAAATTCTGGCAGCGCCCCGCCGCCCAGCCACTCTTCAGCCCGTTCTCTGTGTGttcaatttatttgtttttttttgttaggggGGTGTTTTGAAAGAGAGTGGCAAGTGGCGTCCACTGTGTGTTCTTTTAGACGGATCAATAGCtcagtgtgtgagagagtgtctTAAGAGCTGTTGTGTGGTGCTCTCAGCTGTGGCAGACCTGTTAGTGCTGCAGAGGGGAGCTGTGCACCCCTTCCTCGGTACCAGCGGTGGCCTGAGGGGGGCTTTTAGTACGAACACAAATGTCAGCCACACATAGACTATTAGTGTTTAGTACAGTTATTAAATGGACTTTATTTGTCCTTTCGGAGGCTAAAAGGCTCACTTAAAGGGGGTCTGCGTGACACCGGGGCAATTTGCGAGTTTGGTAACTTTGGGCGCCTGCTCATTGCAGGCGCATGAGCACAGATAAGTGTAGAAACTGTAGTGCtgcgcctgtgtgtgtgtgtgtgtgtgtgtgtgtatatgaagTAGAGTGAGTGTATGCTAAAAGGCACTTAGGCCATAACATATCTCACTTGGGTCTGCTAGCAGCGTGTTTTGCGGTCAGAGGCTTTTTAAAAGGTTAATGTTAATCTATACCAAACAAAGCCCATGAGGAGCTTTTACAGCTCTGGACAGTTGAGTGAAATGGGCTTGATGAAATGGTAACTAATGCACTACACGGCCTGCTGTAAGTACCACAATAAGCAAAAGAGGTCTCCGATTTGATGTATAATGTATTGCGCTACTTGGCCGTTGCAAGTGATCATGTCACGTGAGTGTTATGGCGTGTTCTGAGCGGAACGATCAAGAAAGGGTTTTGTAAGTCCAATGTGACCCGTGTGTTTATCTACTATACATGGAGGAGTGCTCCCTCCAATGCATATGAAGCAGGTCGGCGGCGTGCTGCGGCCGCACGTGAGCCCGCATTCAGGCACCTACAGAGCTAGCCGGCTTATCAAAAAGAGAACATGAAAAGTCACACGGGTTCCCGCGGCCGTAAATCACACgtggctgtttgtctccttatCACTCTAGGTGTGCCGATGCTCTCCGTCCAGCCCAAAGGGAAACAGAAGGGGTGCGCTGGCTGCAATCGCAAGATTAAAGACCGCTACCTACTCAAGGCCCTGGACAAATACTGGCATGAGGACTGTCTCAAATGTGCCTGCTGCGACTGCCGCCTTGGGGAGGTGGGCTCCACCCTTTATACGAAAGCCAACCTCATCCTGTGTCGCCGGGACTACCTGAGGCAAgaatcacacacaatcacttTACCACAGTCGGCCGCAAACACAAAAGACAACATTATGGCACATTCACACGCTACATGAAAAAGTCACAAaggttttattttgcttttagcAGAGGGTCGCaggtgtttattttagatttatagGAGCACTCGCAACTTTGTCAATGTTTTCAAGTCCTTTTAGCACAAAACAACTGTAAGCGGGGGCAGTTTAAATGCAGGACTGGCTTCTTAATACTCTATCTGAACTTCTTTGACAACAGTATTCCATCtccctgtaaaaaaaacattacctttTAGAAaagcaataacaacaaaataagctcaaaaactatttttaaaaacaacatgatgTTTGTTAACttctgctatttttttcctgttgccTTTTTCTAACGTAATCACTCCCCAAAAAGATTGGGGTCACAGCCGTACAAAAATCCCAGGATATTAGTTTTACTTCACGCAGTCACAACCTTATTTTAGTATCAAGTCTGTTTAAGGTTTTCTTATCGTTCTTTTGCAGAGGGATTGTTTTGAACTTAGAATCCAGTTTTCATAATCATTTTATTCTGGTTCTTTTGGAGCCACAACACTCAAAAAGACCAGTCTTAATGCTTAAAAGCTGAGATAAAACAACACTAACATGATTACCAGTGCTAAATGACCAAGACTACATTCTGACCACAGCTTACCATGACCCAAATCGCATATTTTTGACTTCATCTTACTCAAAAAATAATATCTTATGAAGGTTTGAATAGACAAAGTAACAGCTAATCTGCTATTTTCTCATCAACTTTCAAATGTAGATTTTAATCTGACACAGTTGCTTTctctgagtaaaaaaaaaaaaaacacacacgagTACGTACACCAAACTTTCATGGGACACATTAAAACTGTTCAGCTTAGGAACACATTAACATTCCCATTCTCTGTATCAAAGTAACTGAacctgaaaacaaaatttgTATTGCCCAGTAACAGCAGCAGAATACAGAAGGTGTTCAGCAGATTGACATTGATGAAAAATAGCTAATAAGTATAGTATGTCTGATTAAAAGCCTGAGAGGGGGCACGGGTTTCGGTGCTACCAATGAGTTAACAGAGTTTGATCTACTTTACATACTAAAAGCAAGAACATCACTCCaatgctgtttaaaagaaaagttgTTTTGCGTTTCAAACACTTTCCTGGATATGACGTGATTGCAACAAACAGATGACTACCTCAATTAATGTTTCCCATTTTGGCAAACATTGTTccaagttcttttttttaatgtttttttttctgtttacatgAACGAGTGTGCGGCGGATGTCATGTCAAGTGAGCTAAGAGTAACCTCAAGGTGGCCTTGTGGCTTCACCAGTCTTTGTCTCCACTCCtgccacatacacacatatacagtcTTCAGATGCCCCTACCATCTGCTGGTTAAATTAAACATGACCATTTCCTGAGCGTTAAGTCACATTCCCAATGAGATCAGACCACTTATCCAAGAGGGAATCCCCCAGAGGCTGACTTAGAGATGCCAGTGCCCTTGCACCCCTCACCCTCCCCAGCTCTACCTCTTCTTGATCCCCCTCGCCTGCAATGCACTGTCCTCCCCTATTCACCAATTCCCCTTATGCCCACTTGTCTGTCCAATCACTCAATGATACATTCGACCTACCTTCTAATTGGTTCGTTATTCTGATTTAGAGCAATATGCTCCTACTGTACTTATCATTCCAAATCACTACTACTTGCGGCGGTtatacttaaataaataaaaatatactattCAAATGCTAGGCctgggattttatttttaatgagaccaagattaatcatttcaaaacattACCTAAAAAACACAATCTCTCAAATACGTACGTAGGGAATATAGCTCATTTGAATGGGACATACAATAATTCTAAAGGTATGTCtgtcataaaaataaacaaatgaagaatgaataaaacaatgtttttcgtGAAACATGGTGGAGGGAACATCTAGAACAGGGGTATTTTTTTCCAGCTCAAACTGTGGCCGTAGTCAAGGTAAAATGAATTATGAACATTTGCAAATAACCAGTCATAACACAGAACCTCCAGGCACCTGATGAAAACACaggaaaatgtcaagaaaacgccaattaaaaatctaaacattatttTGGGTTTatcaaaatcaatttgaatgttgACAGGTGCATGTTGACTCGCATTTAACAGGAAATTGAATCACATTCATACATTCTGAATTTATCCACATTCCAATTACGAGAGggtgcacacacttgtgcaaccccatctaattttagtttttcacttctcttgaaacgtttttttaaatataaatgaacatGTAGGTCATAGGTCACATTAATTGATTCACTTCAAAACATTTTAGACCTATTTAGCCAGCATTTTAGATCATTTGAACCACTGAATAGTtgtgatatatgtatatgtatgtatatgtacatatacatacatatacatatatacacatatgtacacatatatgtacacatataggtacacttatatacatatatgtacaaatatatacacatctcTAGTAATTAACAGATGTGGTTTTCATCAAATCAGCAATTTCCTCTAGAAGTTTACTACAATTGTCAATGCAGTGAATTAGTTAACAGTGAAAAAAACGTTTAAATGACTCATCTTGGTTTAAAATATACTACTGAAGCCCACTCGGGGACCCTGGTGACATTTTGCTTCCATCTCAGCTTTTGTCCTGACCCACAAGGAGCCCACAGCTCACTCCAGAGACGCTTAGTGACGTAACGCTAGGATAGACTATTACCATCCATCAGGTCCCACCCTCAGTTAATGCTTTTAAGATGCAGTGAGAGCTCGACTAAGACCCCATGTTGCCCTCAGAAGGGACAGATGGTACGTACGAAGCAGTAATAAATGGGAAAATGAAGAAGTGAAGGGAAAAATTATGAAGCTCTCAGTATACTGTGTAAAAATATAGCGGCTGAAAGGACATCATGAGTGCCTCGCTGGCAAAGtggaagaaaaatgaaacacTTTTGCACGCATTAGACAGGCAACATGTTGAGGTCAGAGATGGGGCTTAAAATGGAAAACGATGAATAAAATCAGGCATTCTTAATGGCAAATTATGGATTTTTTCAAAAGAAAGCTTTCTTGCTCCCGTGTTGGTCAGGAGTGTCTGCTCTTCATAATGAAACAACAACGAATAGCCGGTAATGCTTGACTAGCTTCTATTAAAAACATTGCCTTATGTGTATTGCCGATTGTGTTGACGCCGTCTGTCCCCTCTTTCTCTTTGCTTCCTCTACTCTGAAGTAAGATGAAGGCGTCCCTCACCTGCAGTAATGAAGCCAAATCTGTGCACTGAATTACCCTTCTGCACTGCATTAAAAACAAGCGGGTGGATCAAACACAATTTGGTTGTTTCCCACGCTTTGGAACTCTGCCATGCTCCCATTAATTATTATAGGAGCTCCATCTGTGATTGTCCTTCAGTGGCATTAGTGGCTTATTGAATGCACTCATGCATTCCCGGAATCTtcgacatacacatacacacatttatgtCAATGTGCCTCACCGCCCTCCAAATAGTTCACAAATATAATACCTTTTTAGGCCATATTATTATCACAAAAAGATAGCATATTAATTAGGTGTTTCATTTGTGTCAAGGGCTCCGTATCATATGACTCCACCAGAGGCTTGACAATCTAGTCGTGATTTGATCATCTGCTCTGAATTAATTTAATCTCCCATTTCATATATAAGAGAGGACTTAATAGTCATCCACTTATCAAAATGGCAGCATAATTAACAGAAAGAGGAAAATGTTTCCAAGATAATGAACATTAAAATTGATGCACAAACTGATGGTAATGATGGTTCCATCTGGAATAATCTGCCTTATCTTCATGACCCTTTACTATtcgaataaaaacacaaatataggCAAGTCAAGGCCAATTTATTATAGGATTTAGATGCTTTGTAGGGGTCAAGCAAATCAAGTATTTATATGAGTCCAAGGCTATTAAGTAATTTGAAGaacagcagaatttttttataGTCTTATTTTTTGACTCATAGGAATCCAGTGTAACAATATCCTAAATAGTGGAATATAGCCCAGTTTCCTTGTATTCACAAGGACTCTTGCAGAATCATTCTGTATAGCACCGTCCTGATTGATTTTTTGGTTAAGAACTGTAAATATACCATTACAATAGTTCAATCTACTAAAAACAATGCAAGTGTTTGCATTCCACAACTCCTCCTTTTAGCAGAAAATAACTACTTGAAGTTAAAGTCACCTTGAAGAATATTACTCAATATACTCATGAGCTCTAAAGTAGTGTTTTCCACATTAAATGCACTTGTTTTGGAGGTAAACAAAATTGGGTTGGCAGAGTTTGCACTAAACAGTGTGCtttaatttagttttcattTAGTCTTTATATTACCTTAACAACTTATCACTATAAAAAGAGGACCAATTAAAATATAGCATGAAATAGTGAATAAAATACATCACATCACACGACAAAGAGATAAGTATGGCACAAATatgtcaaataataaataacctagtagtcaatttggatgaaaaaaaaaggattaccaCAAAACAACCAATCAGAGAGATCGGAGGCCTTACTTGAGGGGTATGTAGTGTACTTGTCGGCACACCCCCAAGAGCCCCAAGGAATGATGTAAGGTATTACATCACAGTAGATGAGGAAATCAATCAGGTTatagggtgggaacaaattatgTTCCTGAAATGTTTATCAACGGTTACAACGCAAGTACATTTTGTGAATTGCCGTTGTTGTAGTCAGGATCTCAAAAATCAACTTGATGAGCTAAATCCTCATTTGTCATCTATAGATTTTTAATCAGAGTAATATCCCTGCATTCATAAGGTAAAGATTTCTTCATTTAGACACTTTTAAGATCAATTCTTATTCATAGTCAATTTATATCTCAACTAACATCCACACTTTGGAGCACCCTGTTTGACACGCCATTGTGGTTACTGTGTAGTTTCCCATCAGGCTACACTTGAGcacacaagcattttttttttttttttttttgggttcaaCTCTTGTAGCTTTTTAGCGTCACCCGAATGTAAATGTGTTTGAATGAATCTCTCCAGCTCTTATCTCCTcttagcaggaaaaaaaagcccaattGGGCCGTGAACCTCTGCTGATGTTATAACCCGGACTCATCATTTACTAGTGGGAAACTGCACACACAGTAACATCAGCACAATTTCATATGTTTTGCCTGCCAATTTGTTGTTGGGGAGAGAATCAAATGGGCTGAGTATTTGTCTGCATATAGCAAATAAAGTCGAGAGGCAGATCAGCTTAGCGGGGATGAAGTAGATCCTTGATGTAAAACCAGTCAGGTTATTCAGAAGAACATATATAAAGTACCGTCATTGAACTTGTAGATTTTACTGAATACATGTATTAATAAGGTTACATACTATTTAAGTCACACATTGTAGAGacctagtctttttttttttagatacagcCTTGCAGTACTTCCAAATTTCAAATTCTCATCTATAGTTGTCTTTATAAATCTACACGTGTGTCCAAAATGTTCTTAACAGGAAGTAGAAAGACCCTTTCATAACTCTTCTGTGCATTACATAGTGTGGTAAACTCTACTTTAAGGCCAGATTATTGCCACAATATTTCTGTTTTACACCCAATGAAACCCCCCGTGTTAACATAACAGCCTTTTTTTTCGTATTTCTTTCCTGCAACTCCTCTGGACCAATGGCCTCTAATTAGAGCTTAGTTGGGCTTGTTGGATGGATGTTTTCTTTAACAAGGTGATAGCAGCTGAATGAGAGGAACATTGACAAGAACACATTAACATTTGACTTATCACTCTTGGCCCAACAAATTTAGAGAGAATACCTTGATGTGGACGTTAAAATGCCTCCTGAAAGGCTATAAAGCAGTCatttcccttattaatgatatGAAACTATAAATGCTAATAACAAGTCCAAAAAGAACTACGACCACTAGCCCACTACTGGCTATCTCTGAACCTACACGTCACAATTAAATCAATAAAGTATCATATATCAAGATTATTTAACTACTGCCTATTATTGATATTGTTTTTCTTGGTAATAATATTATACACTGATGAAGGCAATCTATTAAGTATTGAGGAtagaaaatacatacatttgagagtccaaatgatatattttactcatttatgttttttttcctcaaaataagaccccaaaaaagaaagcaaagggtgtgcaatcatgaaaaaaaaatcgttTGAACTTGCAACTTCATTATAGAACAAAGACATTTGTACATAACCCAGCTGGCTTTGCTTGTAGATAGACACAttagtttgttttcatttgagagaagaaaaacaatttgAGCAGCCCAAATGATTTACCTCagacttgtttttgttgtttttgcatcgTGCAAGGGATATACAGTATGCTTTGAAGGCGATTAAAGCCATGTGATCAGTTTAATTAGATCATTAGGCAAGAATTAAGATCGATGTTTGTTTCTCTCATTAACTCCTACACCGAGCGCCACCGGGAAGAAAAAAGTGTGGATTTCATGCAACATATTGCCATTCTACCCCATTTTCCTATTGGGAaattaaacctttttttcccagctTTCTGTCAATAAATTATCTTGGCACTTATATATGCCATCAAGGTAAATCTGTGAGTGTGCTCTCTGTCTTGCAGGCTCTTCGGTACTACGGGAAACTGTGCAGCTTGCAGTAAACTGATCCCAGCCTTTGAGATGGTGATGAGAGCCAGAGATAATGTTTACCATTTGGACTGTTTTGCCTGTCAGCTTTGTAACCAGAGGTAAGCAAGagacatcacacacacaaaaaaagacggCCAATAGCTTTTCAACATCAGAAGGTGCCAAAATCACTTGTGTGCAACGCAGTTGACTGTGTGGTTTGTTTTTGCGCAAGCCACACTCACACGAGCCGTAGTGAGAGTCTGTTGTAAAATTAAAGGTTAGCGCATTGTGTCTGTAATGGTCtgctaattatttttcttctcacaCACTGACAGCAGTTTGCAGCGAGATCTGTAAATCTAATTGCAAGGGCACAGCGGCATTAGCACTTTGCTCCCTGCATGGCATTGGTgtgaaagatgatttttttttcctcagtcaCAAAACAAGCATCAAATTGAAGTGAACACAAAGCCTGTACAAATAATATGACATATCCAAATATTTGGTTTTCCCCATTAGAATACTGCTGGTAATAGCAACAGTCTGGGAGCAGAATGTCCTTTGCATGCTTGTCAGGGGTGCCGTGACCCTGTTCTTTTGCACAGCACAAGCCCATTAACCTTGTGCGGGACACATTCAGTTACCATAGTGAACACCTGCTGTAAAGGAATTATGACAGtactctctctcctctctcactTGGCAGACAACGTGTCACCTGGGACAGTAATGACTGTTTCAACAGCATGGGCACGCATTGAAAGCCAACCTATTTTCTACTATACCTTTGCTTCCCTTGACATCATTGTCTCCAAAAGGGTGCACTGTGTCATATATATGGATGTGAGCAAACTATTTGAGTTTCAGCTTTGCAAATTGGGCTTTTGATGAGCTTTCCAATATGGCAAACATATTGGTGAATTACTGTAGTTGCGTTTTTCTCCTTTAATTTGGAGGAAACTCAAGATTAAAAAGTACAAGAAAATAGCCTGAAATAGTGATATGTTTGTGATTCAAAAGTCCTTAGCCATCATTTTTAACCCTTATTTTGATAAGACATTTAAAAGCCAAGCCACCCTAAATCCGGATTATTCCTTTTATCAGTTTTTATTCACTttgttttttggtcttttatCAAACATTTAAATACTTCAGGTAACACATTCATGAAGAATTGatgtatcaaattaaaatcatattaaTTATCTcaacaggcttttttttcactaGTTAATTTTAAAGTGCAAAATGGAACAATGTACTCTTTTAGGGTAATATgaataaaatcaattttcttcaaacagtaaaatgttaaaatggattttccgtttttttcctttgttaatCACAGTTCAGTTGGATATGTGGTACACCATCTAGAAAGTTAAAAGACCACCAAATAGTTTTAACATATACATCTATCTATCCAAACTATGTATGACATAGAACCAATGTAAATGTTCTACTTACATGTTGAAGATCAGAAGAGTGTTTGTCTTGGCAGAAATTTAGTCGGTTGTTTTCCATCATTGGGCAAAGTGGATAAACAAGGCATTGGTCTGTATCTTCTTTCAGCCATGTCTCTTTCTTTTTATCTCTCAAAGTACTGCAGATAAAGGAAACGCATAGCTTTGATGTCAAGGTTCATTTCAGCATTCACTTTCAGAATTTTCAGACGaataaaagcaatattttttcaaatgtgttttgaCAAACATGTCTTAACATTTTAGCCGCAGATTTAGAGAGGAATGGCACTAAAATGATCATAAATACTGTCCTGCGTAAGGTGCCAGCTTGTGACTCTGTCACATTGTGAGCACTTACATTGTTTATTTGTCACTGAAGGAAATTTACTCAGTCTTTGAATTATAAATGTCaagatttgaataaaataatgctAGATACTACCCAGAGTAAGTGCAATCAAACACATGCATCCTAaccttttttgatggaaaatgacTGTTTACCAccaaataatgatgatgatgataataagtATTGGTACAGTTGTTGTCATATACAGTATACATATAGAATATTACAGTTTTCAAATTATCACATTCATTATGAAGAGTCATTTAgtgttaaaaaaactaaactaatataaatttcatttttaatatcattttattCTTGAAAGGTGGCTTTTGATGGATTATTTTTCTCTATGTGTTATATCGTTAAGGGTGGAAAAAGGGACATTCAAAAATGAAGTGAACATTAATTGTCTCTTATTGCTTACACTAAAGTACACCACTAAGTGTTGAATTACTTTCAGTGACAGTTGATTGTGCTTTTCTCAACAATTttgaatacaattaaataataattgacCAACAATTacttctttttgttttcatttgtataAGGTCTTTGAAACAGTACTGTTAGACCCGAAGCCTCGtcataaaagatttttttccaccaattaTATATTTGCCACTTACTGTTGGCATGACGATGAAAGAGATGCTAATCATCCTATTGCAAGCCAGCCATGATTATTTCAGGATTGTTATTTAAAGGGAACATTTCAACACACAAGTTGATTTCGAGTTggctatacacacacacacacacacacacacacacacacacacacacacacgcacatcacTTAGTCACAGCGTGGGCAATAATCATCTTGTGTTTATCTCTTTCAACAGGTTTTGTGTGGGCGACaagtttttcctcaaaaacaaCATGATTTTGTGTCAAATGGACTATGAAGAGGGTCAGCTGAACGGGAGCTTTGAGTCGCAGGTCCAATAGTGGAGCCTTGTACCGTGGCAGCGACAATCAGCTCCACGCGCAAGTTGCGCAACACCACGGATGTTCTCCTGCACTTGGAAAAAGGCAAGCGTCTGTCTGCTTGCCTGCAATACTTTTTAAGACCCCTTTATTAGTTCCTGAGGACCATATTGTAGATGTTCAACTTTTTGCCCCTTTCTTCCCTCACCCCAACACTGAGCAGTTACAAATGTTGATGTACAGTTGTGCCTGCTTAGCTACATTGCTTGTATGTTTTGTGAAATCGGTTAccggtttgttttcttttagatATGGTTCATTGGAGGGTATGTACAGTCTGTTTTCTCTGTATATATAAACTggaacatttattttatgaaatgtAATGCAATTTTATTACTAGTGTGAATTAAAGATTCTTAAATGTTcatagtgactttttttttcctcttgtacCAAAACCAAAGTTGTCGGAGAGGGAACCCTTCATTTGATTGAATTGTAATCGTGTCTCCAAAACGGCaatggtttaaaaaagaaaaaaaaaaaagaaaaaaaaagaagaaaaaaaaaccttgcgagagaaaattatatttgaagTACTTCTTGATTTCATGATGCAACAAAACCGGTTTTGTTACATTTTACAGAGCTCTGATGGAATTAGATAAACTGTTGAAAATGGActaatattttatttggaataaAAGAATGCTTCTCCAAACTGTGCTTTTGTGGTGGTGAAATGAGTAACTGAGTTGCTCTCGGTGATTCGTGGGTTAGTAATTGCCATCTGATAATAATTATAAAGCAGTCTGAAAGTGAACTATAATAGGAAACGCATTGGACGGAGGGATAAAGGTGAGTTTTGCCCCCATGACCTACGGGAgatgaatacatatttttcctatactattcataaaaatgcaatatttctaaaaccttttttcccatgttttttttttcttactcacAGTCTAACCAAGCGAAAGAAAGCTAGAAATTGTCACATTTTCATCCAAGTGGGACTTTTCTACCAGTGCGCTGCAAAACAGCAATATAATTTCCTCACACATATATCAAGGGTGTAAAAAGCATTAATtagaaatgcattaaaaattcAGTCCCAAAAGCAGGTGTTAAAATAAAGGATTAGGAAGACATCCATTATACCACATAAGAGAACATTTTAATTGCAATTTGTGGATTGATTTACAGGGGGAAAACAATCAGCAGCCACCCAATAAGTCTGATTGCACATTTtctgggagggggaaaaaataatgaggGAAC
It encodes the following:
- the lmo1 gene encoding rhombotin-1 isoform X2; the protein is MVLDKEEGVPMLSVQPKGKQKGCAGCNRKIKDRYLLKALDKYWHEDCLKCACCDCRLGEVGSTLYTKANLILCRRDYLRLFGTTGNCAACSKLIPAFEMVMRARDNVYHLDCFACQLCNQRFCVGDKFFLKNNMILCQMDYEEGQLNGSFESQVQ
- the lmo1 gene encoding rhombotin-1 isoform X1 is translated as MVLDKEEGMVPWGGSVPPKLTPKCVDSGVPMLSVQPKGKQKGCAGCNRKIKDRYLLKALDKYWHEDCLKCACCDCRLGEVGSTLYTKANLILCRRDYLRLFGTTGNCAACSKLIPAFEMVMRARDNVYHLDCFACQLCNQRFCVGDKFFLKNNMILCQMDYEEGQLNGSFESQVQ